The Spinacia oleracea cultivar Varoflay chromosome 2, BTI_SOV_V1, whole genome shotgun sequence DNA segment TAATACGCACATCCCAAAAGAATAAATGTCAACCATCTCATTATAATTTCCTTGGAAAATTTCTGGTGCAATGAACGGTGGTGTACCATAATAACCGTGTGCACTACTCCCTGGTTCAATTAACTTTGCGAAACCAAAATCACCCAATTTAACCGTACCAGAATTTCCATCAACAAAGATGTTTAATAACTTAACATCACGATGAGCAATTGGAGGATCAAGACTGTGAAGATAATTCAACCCTTCTAGAATCTGTCTACACCAATTCTTGGTTGATGTATGATTTACAGGAACGTGTTTGACGATGTAGTGTAACAGAGTCTCTGATGAAAAAAACTCAGTAATCAAGTGAATTTTACTGTTTGAATAATCAATCCAAAAATGATAGCATTTCACTATATTTTCATGATCTAACAACTTCATCAATTCAGCTTCTGCAATCAAATAATGAAGATTTGAAGCAGAGTTTAATATTTCATCTTCTAAAACTACCACGCTCCAAGCAATTTCTATGCCGTTTATCTCATCAAATCCTTTGTAAACTCTTTTCCGAAGCCCTTTTCCTAACAACTTCTTGTACCTTACGTATTGCCCTGTTGGGTCTCTCTCTGCAACCTGTAAAACACTGCTCGAAGACATTGCTTAACAACACCAAGAACCCAGAAATTAGAATAAGATTTGAATTGGATGGGATGATTTCTTTTCTACTGGAGTTTTGCGAGAATGAACGTTTTCTTGAATGTGGAAGAAATATATGAAAGGATTAATTTGAAGAATAAATGGAACTGAATGATTTGTGGATTGATTGATATTTATAAGTGATATCCAAACTGATGATTAATCTGTTCTGGCATTAACGGGGTATTAAGTTAAGTCGGTAATCAAGAAATCGAAAATAccctttcttgatttttttatttaaaagaaaataataataagaggGTTAATCTGTTATGGTATTAAGTGACTGATTCTCACCGTTACAACAGATAAGTTTTTAGTTATATTTAAGTAAATCGCACTAGGATGTGTAAGTTGTCTATCTTAATTTTTGCTCTTAATAACTACGAGTATATATTTGTTATTTAAGTCATAAATCTTAATCATTACGACTAAACATCATTTATGCTAACTAGTTACTCCGTAATAAATAGGTTATAGATTTATCATTACAAGTTATTTTGTATTCGATAACAACCTACTGTATTAATTTTGGATAGTAACCGCCCAAAAATATTTATTTGGATAGGCAAGACTCAAGAGAATTATATTATTTTTGAAACATGTACAGTCCATCTAAACTAAAGTAAATTTAAACTTCCAGAAAATGTCAGCTTCTTACTCTTCCAAAAAAGTTGCCAaatgagagaaaaataaaacaaaatagtAACTTAAAAGTATAGAGTAATACAGTACATAGTAGCAACACTGATGGTGTATGTTGAGATGGAGCAGGCAGGGTCATCAAGGGGAAGTGTAAATTCAATTGTAATGCAACCTCCATTTTTAACGAACACTAGTTGATGGGCGCGCGTTGCGCGCAGTGTGGATGGATAATATATAGTTTAAATTTAAAGATCATATAGTAAAATGATTCCACTTATGTAAGAAGTATACTGAAATCTTTCTCAACTACTAGTTCCATTGGCTTAGTGTCTAGCAAGCCACAAGCAGCCAAGCCAAGCCAAGCCAAGCCAAAAGCAACTTAACCAAAATCACATGTAAATGGTTTTTGCATAAACTAGTTGTTGGATTGTGCGCACGACCCCCAAAGTATACAAATTTGTTTGTAAAAATATTACGAGAtccaattaaataaaatacatgcATTTGCAAATTTATGGTAAATTGAAAAGCTACTTCAATTTAAAAGCACAATTACAAGCCAAAAGGTCAACCACAATTAATAACAAGTTTttgaaaacaattaataaaatgtatttctataTAACTAAAGCTTCCTTGCAAAATGCATATACGTTACTACATTTGTTTTACACTTGTGCCTTGACAAGAAGTACACACTCGACAAAAGGGATGAAGAAAGTATTTGTTTCTCTACAATGCCATCCTCCACGACCACTTGCTTCAAGCACCGTACGTTGTAAGATATTGCACTTGGGAAGCGACGTCGTTGGCCTTGATAGGATCACGAAAGGCTTAAAAAAACCTTGAGGCGTAGGAGGATTATTGTGTATTGGCGATACCTCTGCATCATTCTTTATATTGTTCGAATCCGGAGGAATATAGATGTTCTTTCATCATCTCTCCTGAACATGAAAGATAACAAAAGAAAGACATTAAACATTGTACCAAAATCAGATTTAACATTGCTACGAACACAACAACATCAGTGATGGATTATTAGGAAGTGACATGTATAAGATAGAGGAGAAATGAGATTGAAAACCAAAGGTATAGACATATATGATCTTACTAACAAATTAGGAAAGAGAGACATATATTATCACTACCTTAGCAAAGAGAAACTTCTCTAAGAAAAGGTATGAGATCTGGAAACGGAAAATTTAATTGTACATATGAGTTTTCATAgataatctattactatatactaaaagagacaccaggaatgacacgtgtcatttcctggtgcgattttttcccgtcaaaatgttttttttttttcttttttaaataaatatattacattacatttttttaagaaactaagataaaaatatattttgattaccatagatgtgtactgtataatatattattggaggaaagctaaatcaatattattttttcctctatgatataattttatttatatattattataactttttaatctgataagaaatataaaaaatattgctAAATGAAATTCTAATGTttgtctactattaataatataatacatggtaactggtaagtagaatgttaattaaaataataatacatggtaagtagactaacatataagtttatttatcaagattttactcaattcaaaatatgttgtatttcactaactcggttatgttcgggtcttttcgaaaattagtcttaagtcattcgggtttggttaacgttgttagatcgttctacatacaagtaaatgactataatttttaactttgtatagtaatatgcaaatttagttcatttgaatattttttttacacaactttgaatttatactttttcatatatatcctttttactttcatgttttcctaatatcacaagtcttttagttactattgaaataataaattgttttagtattagccgtgcgttgcacgggctcTAAACTAGTAACATGATAAAACAGTTCCTCAACTAATGATCATAATCAAGTTGgcttaagtttttttttatgtttacgcttaggctccgtttggtaaggtgtaaaacgttttcattgtaaaatgattttccatggaaaacattttttaagggaaaacacaattccaaactagttttcctttgtttggtaacttaaaggaaaatgggagaagatggtgaaaatTGAGAGGAaaaaaggagagggaggtaaggaggaaataaggaaaagtggtttccctccctttcaaatggaaaaaggttttccacctttgagggagtaatggaaaattgttttgcattccttacccaaccaaacaacataaaatgattgaaaagaggaaaatcgttttccatgaaaacattTTACGCCCTACGAAACGGAGCCTTAATACTCCTTAGTTGGGCTCGGCGAAGAGATTGGGTAATAAGCACTCAACTGAACCGCACAATACCcttgaagaaaaaaataatcaaatcaTTCTTTCTTCTCAAGTTTGGATGAATATTTAGGATTCTGTCATATGGTACTCCAATATTTAAAGATATAGAGGTACATATATATAATCAGTAACTGCTAACTACATAAAATAAAAGTACTATCAGAGTGAAGATCCCTCCTTTCAAGGAAGGGTATGCATTGTCAATGTTAATGTCCACAAAAATGCAAAAGGCTTGCTCATTCTGAATCATGGTTCACCAGAATTTATCCTCAAAGTATGTGCATGTTAGAAAAATTTCAAGAAAATAAGGGATATCTTCAGTGATTTACCTATACAAAGAGGGTGCTAGGAGCCAATATTGAGGGAGCTCAACACCATTAAGATAATATATGCACAAAGTCTCCGACAGCAGCAACAAACATGCAACCAACAAATGCAAGAAAAGCCTTGAAAATTTTGTACCAAGATCAATATGACAGCTCGGGAAAGATAGATGAGGCAGTATATGGAACAGTAAAATTCAAATGCCATATCTTAATTACCTTCCCTCAAGCATCAATTTGTTAGTCAACAATAACTTAAAACCATATATTTTCAACTGCAATGTTGTTGAAGAAGACAAACAACTCCAGTACTGAGAACAATGAGGAGAGCCAATCCCCACTTTAGAACCCATACTAAAatatttgaacttttttttcTTCAACTTCAATCTTGCTTAAACAAATCATTTTCAATCATCTTGAAATAGTAAATAAAAATGGTAAATTATGCAACTATCTTAAGTGTTAATATTAAAAAATGCACTATTTAGAATGAACCTCACttgaaattaaataaatcatgCGTATTGTATGACATTCCAAAATATTCAACCAATTCTCCATCATGACATCCTAGCCACTATTCACTAATCATCTTCTCCAAGAATTACTTTTGACTTTTCGTATCCAAAAAAATCAGGTTCGTTGTTGTCGTTGTAACTAACAATCAAGATCATCCATTGAAAATCAGACCGTTGAAAATCAAGCCATGATGTCCCAgatattgtgtcaaaatttcagaaCAATACGACCACGGATGACCCTCGATCGAGGTCAATTTTTGAGACTGATCCCAGAAAAACGTGAATAAAAATAcctttggaaatcttttgaatTTCTCCTCTTTTTCGCTCAAAACTCTCTAACATAAATTTCCTCATATATCATAATTCATAAGGTAGTATTTAGCcattgaaataaattaaatcttGTTTTCTAATTGTTATAATTATTGGATTTTCAAGGCAAAATACTAGCATAAGAATAAGAACATGTAAAGGAAATCGTtgcgccgtggtaaccaaaccaatgctttgaaaacgagattcgacGCAACTGGGGTGCACAATCgtattcaccgattcgttccctaaggtttatACAACTCTTAATACACAAAAACACTTTTGGGTGATAAGATGGagccacataaacttatgcccaaaagaataAGGAATAAAAAAGGCTTGAAGagatataaataatcatatatTAATCATGACAGAAGTTTACTCATAAAATACAAGGAAGAATGCAAAATTGATTTTCTCTATCTCCACTCAAAGAAGtgatagaatatatatataaagaacGAGTGAGAAAATCAAACCCTCACAGAACTCCAAAGATCAAGAGTGATCAATGACAATCAAGAGTAATAACTCATAATAGTGAGAGATTAATTATCTCCAAAAATATGGAGAATAACCACCAAACCCATTCTATACACAAATTTTCTAGTCTAggtaaataagatagaaaataatgTAACAGAGTAATTTTATTGATATTTGAATATTTGGGTACAATATCTGTATTTAACAGTTTacaagaaaataaactaagtcttCTGATTTTGTTCCGCAGCTGACGGTGACAAGTGTATGATACCTCGATTTGGTTTTAGGatgacagtcgtctgatgacgtcaacctgagtttgagtttagggtgacaaccgtttgatgacgtcaacctgCGTTTGAGTTTAGGATGACACCCGCTTGATaatgtcaacctgagtttgagtttgactTAGTAGTCGATACAAATTTGATGTGTTTATTGACTGCTTTCAGAGAGAATTCCAAGAGAATTTTATGAGGGCTTGAGAGTAATGAATTTCTGGTCCCCACTACTGAAGTAGAAGGGTATTATTTATAGAAGATGGTGACTTCTTTACTGGACTTGATAGGTGCTCGGGCCCATTTTGTAACTTGAGAGTCTTTAACCTAGTCCACTTGATTTGTTTATTCCGGGCTAACAATACAAACTAGCCCAAAAATATATTATCCAAATTGTATTTGAGTAATTCAGATATTTAATTTAGGTgggctaaaataattaaaatggatTAATGTTATGATATCGGtgtaaatcaattaatttaatttaatttgtaaTACAATGCAGTTTTTAGTGTCTACACCCACTCAGCGAAATCAGAAGGAAGTTAGAAGAAGGGGAAACATCAATTCGTAACAGCCAAAGAGGACCAAAGGCCATAAGAGACCAATGCCATTAACAGAGTGTAATGAGATCTTTAACTCAAGAACATGAAAAACATGTAACCCCCAACCATTAAAGGGAATCACTTATGATTATAAACATCAAATGATTAATGCCaattaagaatttaagataACGATCACAAGGAAAACACCGTTGGCCTCCTCCCGGTCGGGCGCTCGtgcaacaacacaacaacatgtATATTTGCTCGGTCGGGCGAACCCTGCCCGATTAGGCGACTTACCCTTTTCAGTTTTTCCTTAGCActcgcgcccggtcgggcaacTCCGCCCAGTGATATCGGGCGAAATACTTTATCAAGCTTTACTTCCAACAAGATGGactatacatgtttcaaaaataatacaatgctcttgagtcttgcctatccaaaataaatattttttaggcAGTTAGTATTTAATTATATTGAATAATCTCTAGGTTGTTGTCAAATACGGAATAACTTATAATGATAAATCTATAACCTACCTATTAACTTATAGGATTCCTAACTTATAATTAGTTAGCACAAATGATATTTAATCATAATGGTTAAGATTTATGACTTGTGTATGGTAGGtcataagaaaagaaaaacacttTATAACAAATATTTAGTTATTAGGAGCAAAAATTAAGATAGATAACTTACACATCCCACTGATCCCAGtgcaaaaattaaaattaagatagCCAACTTATTTAACTTATTTGTTGTAACTTGGAACGGTGAGAATCAGTCACTTAATACATAACAGATTAATcctcttattattattttcttttaaataaaaaaatcaagaaagggTATTTTCGATTTCTTGATTACCGACTTAACTTAATACCCCGTTAATGCCAGAACAGATTAATCATTCAGTTCCATTTATTCTTCAAATTAATCATTTCATACACTTCTACCACATTCAAGAAAACGTTCATTCTAGCAATTAAAGCTCTAgtagaaaatcaaagaaatcaTCTCAATTCAATCTTTTTCAATTTCTGGGTTTTGCTTGCTGTTGTTAAATAATGTCTTCAAGTAGTGTTATACAGGTTCCAGAGAGAGACCCAACAGGGCAATACGTAAGGTACGACGAGATATTAGGAGAAGGGAATTGGAAAAAAGTTTACAAGGGATTTGATGAGGTTAATGGTATTGAAATTGCTTGGAACGTGGTAGCTTTAAAAGATAGAATATTAAACTCTGCTTCAAATCTTTCTTATTTGATTGCAGAAGCTGAATTGATGAAGTTGTTAGATCATAAGAATATAGTGAAATGCTATCATTTTTGGGTTGATTATGAAAACAGTAAACTTTACTTGATTACTGAACTTTTTTCTTCAGAGACTCTGTTACACTACATCAAACATGTTCCTGTAAATCATACATCAATCAAGAATTGGTGTAGACAGATTCTAAACGGCTTGAATTATCTTCACACTCGTAATCCACCTATTTGTCATCTTGATGTTAAGTTATTAAACATCTTTGTTGATGGAAATTCTGGTACGATTAAACTTGGTGATTTTGGTTTTGCCAAGTTAATTGAACCAAGGAGTAGTGGATACACTTGTTATGGTACACTACTGTACATGGCACCAGAAATGTTTGAAGGAAATTATAATGAGATGGTTGACATTCATGCTTTTGGGATATGTGTATTACAGATGATCACTCGGGAAATTCTTTACCAAGAATGCAGAAACATGAATGAGATGTACAAAAAGATTGAGGTGGGTATAAAACCTTACGCCCTAATCAATGTTTCAGAACCACAGATTAAGACGTTTCTTAATAGGTGTCTTGCTCCTGTATCTATGAGACCGCCTGCAATTGAGCTTTTGAATGACCCGTTTCTTGCAGTTGCACCTACACCTAGTCTTTCTTCTGTCACATCAACTGATACTACAAGTCTGAGTGAAACCGAGTCAAATATGAGTGAAGCCGAGTCAAGTCTGAGTCAAGTGACGAGTGCTCAGGTGGATGGATTGCTGAAGCTTGTGAAGGAGATTAAGTGTGGGGACAAGATATTCAAATTAAAAGGGAGTATGAAGCGGGATGTTATTGTACCAATGAGGTTGAGTATTGTTTATAATGTTGGAGGTAAGTATCAGGTTGAAGATACGATGAAGTTTAAGTTCCCAATGGCAATGGAAACAGGTAACATTGATGAGTTTGTGAGGGAGAAGATTGGTACACCAATGAATTTGTGCTCTGAAGATGTTGCAGTGGTTATTGAGATTATAAAACAACTAAGAACAGAACTCTTAGCCCTGCATTATCAACCTAATATTACTAGTGTTGAACAGAAGTTGATGTCTGAAGAATTAGATTATAATCTTGGAAACTTATTTGCTGAGAATCCTGCACATGAGATATTGACTGAGTCCAGGGGAGATGGAGATGAATCTGAGGCTGAGAATAATGGAATGCTTAGTTGCTTAGGGAAGTTGCTGTCATCCGTTTGCAGCAACTCATAGCCTTAACTTTGCATATATACGTAATTTGGAGCATTTTGTTGCAGCATTTTGAAtacatggtttaaccttttgtttgtgtttttggtTATGTAATTTGGAGTGGTTTGTTCTTTTATGCTAGTTTAATTTCAAGTCCATATACTCCATCAGTAGAAAAGTGAATAGTTTCGTTTGTTCTTACATCTTAAGAGCATCTTTaatggtaagctaatttgataattagcttgttatgccacataagatttcaagatATTTCATTGTCTAGCTAATTTTTACTCCAATGACTAGcaactagcttgttatttaaattggtcCCATTTggcccacttgtcaattaattaattgGTAACATTTGGTagctagttgtcaagcaaattagcttgtttaagctaatttgcttggccaagctaatttattattttcactccaatggtctagctattagcttgaaacttttataaatttcaagctagtccctagctacaaccattggagatgctctaacaATGAAAGTATTTGAACAAAAACGTGACTGATTCTATTATTTGAACAACAGTCTTTGCAGTCACATTAAATTTTGGGATTATATGCCCAGAAACAACGTTACTTCAATTCCCGCCACCAGTAATCAAGCGGTGTATGATATATATCAGAAACAATAGAACAGAAAATAATCAAGCTAGTTTATGTGAATATGTTGCTTCATTTTATACAGTATTGTAGTGGTTCGGGGCGAGCCCGCTGGCCTAACCGGGTCGGGCCTACGCCATGCCCACATTGTATTGTGCCGGGCCAAAAAGTTCAAAACAGGGCTGATGCCCGTTTCAAGCCCACGGGCTTTCGTGTTAGGCCGGGCCGGCCCGTCGTGCCTAAgattaattttactaaatttagcatgCTTTGACCCGGCTCACGACTTCGTACCGGGCCGTGCTTTTTTGTGCTCATGCTAGGCTGGGCTTTTCATGTCGATCcagcccacaaccatctttagcgCGGTATGATCAATGGACTTACTGGATTTGTAAGGAACTATGCTCGCGGTAAATGAGGAGTGCGTGCGGAAAATTGAACACAATTCTATCAAACTTTTGAAAGCGTAAATCGGGATGTTTGGTCATTGTAAGTGTATCAACTCCATGCAGTAACCTATGACGGACCAAGGATTCTATCTCAAGTATGGCACAAAAGCTATATGAGTAGTTACTAGTATACAAAAATacattattataattttttatataaaaaaataaaataaaagtgagTAACTCTTAAGGTTTTTTTATAATGTCAAATTCGTGTAGTTGATTCTAGACATCGCAAAGTTCAAATTGCTTgcgattttttaaaaaatgtatCACTAAAATGCTATAAAATAATGTACGAAAATGAAGATGACTACTATAATAAATTTGTAGTTAAAGGACgttattttattcttattactctttccattttggtaatttgccaaaaaaaaaagagaacagttttgaagaaaaaaaatatagtccaaTTAAATGAGGTGCAAAATATTTGGATTTATGAATTTCTTTTTTAACAATTGATAGttagtgaaaaaaaaaaattattgactAATTagataaaatgaattgaaaaaacaataaataagttgaaggaagaaaaaaagaaacaaataagTTGAAGGAAAAACAACAAATAAGTTGaaggaagaaaaaaagaaacaaataagttgaaggaagaaaaaaagaaacaaaaaaagttccaggaaaaagaaaaaaaaatgcaaattTGTTGGGTCCAGTAATCAAACCCATGACCACAATTACCTATATAGTGGCCAATAGCAATTCTTTCGCAGACCACTGGAGCAAGCACACTTTTTGTTTCCTTTATGGACGATTTAttatataaaagttaataacATGGACAAAATCTTTAAAATTtcagttttttttctttttttttcgggGGTGGCACGTGCCCTCCCTGGCCCTTAGCTGGGTCCGCCTCTGGCAGTAACACACACACCCCTTCTTTTTAAGGACATCAAGATTGCTCTTCGCATTTGCATACTATGACAACGACCTTAGACCTGGATAAAATCGCCGCCCCAAATTTAAGGCGACGAATTTCCCTATTTGGGCGACGACTTTTTCCGTTGCCTAAAACAGTTTTCCTTGTAATGGTTTAAACTCTCTTAATGAATGAAGTATAGGTTtcctctctttctttctttgatTCGAAGTTCTGGAGTAAGAACTTCTTCACTGACTATTTACGCTTCATATCCCATATTCCCATGCACGACGTTATCGGTTAGATTTCCTCCGAGCAATGACATTAGGCCTCCACCATGGAGAAATATTCCAGTATACTTCTTACATAACTAGAATCATTTTACTATATGTTACGGAGTATTTGAATTTAAACTATACGGACTATATTCTTTTACTTTATGTTCTTCGAGTTAATCTATATTTCATATGttctttgaatttgaatttggtcGTTAAAAATGGAGGGTGCACAATAAGCAGATGCATCTGGGTGCATAAATTATATAGGGTAATGACAAAGGTCACAAGTTgcaacaacatttagttgtcgcaatcttacgtgtcggaatTTAATTGGTATATACAGGCGCCACATAGGTTATgtgtcatcataatatttttactatcaatgcaatatttttactatgtaAATAAagtagtcgatataaagaagaaaataaattataatattaagattttcctaccttttttttgtAACGTGTaaaataggttatataagttaaatattttagtttccaatttaaataatgacacataatcatgacatgtcatcattgtgacatggcttaaaggtcgcatgttgcgacctttatcatttccgAACCATATATACTCAGTAGCATATACTCCTAGGCCGGTGTACAATGAGCATTATGCACCCCGGTACAATCACTTTTCAAATAACGAATGGGGTCTAATGGTTTCCCAAGATAAACTCTCAAAATACATGAGCATACAAACACAACCCCCACATGGAAATAATAAGCCCAAAAAATAAGATCATAAAATGATCACTCAACAAGGTTTAAACTATGAGAAATACCATAATAAAATTTCGTATTCAACAAATTCCCATAAAACAATTAATGTTCCACCAACTCTTAAAACTTAAGTCTCATAAACTTTTCGCCAACTTTAATGAATTTCCAACACCAACTTATCGTGAGAATAAAAATTCGATTTAGTAACAACCATAGAAAATTCATAAAACAACACCATACTAATCATGACAAGAtttatggtccaattcccaattgTGGAGTGACTCGAATAATTAGGTATACATCAAAGGAAAATATTACACGTAACTCTTGACAAAAAAAATCCCAAGAAATAGGTTCTAACATAGTTCACTTCAATTAGCCCAAAAACTTATGTTCAAGGAGGTCAACACAAGCTCAAATTGGCACacataaaactcaaaaaaagaaaaagatatgCATATTTCCAATAATGCACAAGGGGTGcaaacgagccgagccgagctttaccctgttcatgttcatttaactTATGCGAGCTCGAGCCCGAGCCCGAGTTTTTAACCGAGCTCAAAAATTTGTTCAAGCTCGGTTCGTTTAAAAGATTTTGTGTTCGCAAACTGTTCGTGAACGACTCATTAATTAATCGAGCCGAGTTTATAAACGAGCTTTTTTCATGAGCGAGTTTTCTTAAACGAGCTTTAGAGTATAACCACTtgaaaatctaacaaattataatcatatctaataataaagattaaagtacattactttatttgataaacaaactaataatttagaaagagtcaaagagcactaatttagcaattaaaaaaaacatcaactttttttttattctattaTAGATTTCAAAAGTccaaaacatgatttttatttatatttgaaaAACGTATACTACGTATATGGTAAAATATGATACATAACATAACTAGACGAACTCgttcatgaacataaatgaatgagttgttcatgaacataaatgatcgagttgttcatgaacataaatgaacgagttgttcatgaacataaacGAGCATACCTATGCtcatgttcaagctcgtttattaagcgagcttcaaagttgttcaagctcggc contains these protein-coding regions:
- the LOC110782200 gene encoding probable serine/threonine-protein kinase WNK10, which translates into the protein MSSSSVIQVPERDPTGQYVRYDEILGEGNWKKVYKGFDEVNGIEIAWNVVALKDRILNSASNLSYLIAEAELMKLLDHKNIVKCYHFWVDYENSKLYLITELFSSETLLHYIKHVPVNHTSIKNWCRQILNGLNYLHTRNPPICHLDVKLLNIFVDGNSGTIKLGDFGFAKLIEPRSSGYTCYGTLLYMAPEMFEGNYNEMVDIHAFGICVLQMITREILYQECRNMNEMYKKIEVGIKPYALINVSEPQIKTFLNRCLAPVSMRPPAIELLNDPFLAVAPTPSLSSVTSTDTTSLSETESNMSEAESSLSQVTSAQVDGLLKLVKEIKCGDKIFKLKGSMKRDVIVPMRLSIVYNVGGKYQVEDTMKFKFPMAMETGNIDEFVREKIGTPMNLCSEDVAVVIEIIKQLRTELLALHYQPNITSVEQKLMSEELDYNLGNLFAENPAHEILTESRGDGDESEAENNGMLSCLGKLLSSVCSNS